The Platichthys flesus chromosome 23, fPlaFle2.1, whole genome shotgun sequence DNA segment gtgtgtgtgagacccaGATGGCAATCAGAGCTGTGGAGGCCGTCCAGGTTATTACGttaacctcctcctcttctccttatCGTCAGCGACCCTCTCTGATCAGGCAGTCGTTCAAACTGCAATCTAATGGATTCATTAATGGCAAATAAATAACTTGTCGGCActtcataaataaatgatttgacACATTAATGACCTTATAAGTTATCAGGTCGTAAgaatgacaaaacacacaaatcggATTTCAAACCATTGAGAGACATTTGACAGAAGTGAAAGAAGCCAGAGGGAATTCACTTTGTAACAAAAGTGCCACCTCATTGTCTCACGCACTGTGATCTTTGACCCCTTTGACCTTTGCTGCCGTTCCCAACCCGAGGccagagctgttttcagacctgcgCTGAACCCTGGGAGATCTCCTGAAGTCCTCTGCAGGGGCTGTacgtgagaacgcaaatgtctgagtccaCTGCTGCAGAATTGGTTGACATTTTCCTGTCAGGCCCCCTGGTTAAAACTCCACAGAATGactgagtgagcccatgtgaaaaACGTCAGAGCGGGTGAGTGGTCACAAAAGTGAAAggaataaaaatatctcaggatgaagaagaggagtcttACACGAAGAGGATGCTGAGCAAGACGTCAAGTTGTAAAGACGAGGAGATTCTTGAGCTCTTGGCGATAAGCGCCCGGGTGCACACCTGCCGTCTGCTGCTCAAAGTTACGCAGAAGATTTGTGCCAACTATAAAACGAACGATCAAACCAGACTGTGATTTACAAAGAGACAAAGTTCCATCATTACAATGATTCACATCTTTCTCCCCTATATTCCTAAAACCTTGTGTCCAGCGGAAAGCGGGTGCTCATCAAACATTCAGGACAACCCGGGGTTGATGCCGAGCCTCTGAGTTATACGTGTTGCCTGTGATTGCACATCACAGCCGCTCCGTGCCTCCTCAAATCACATCTAAAAAGGAGGATTTTTTTACAATCACAAAGGGATTTCGGGAAGCTCAGATGGAGAAAGAGCCTCAATATCGGGCTATTGAGGCTGCAGAGAAAACCTCTTAGTGGCTGATTTCTCAGAGGTTTCAGTGCatcaggagacagaggaggaggttaaAGTCCCAGACTTCAGGGCTCAACACTGAGCTTTTCATGGGACCACGGCTCAGTCCTGGTTAAGGTTCCAGTTAAGATGTGAACTGTGGTTAGGTTAAAGTAAGAGTTCAACGTTAAGAATAAGGTTTTGGTTCAGCTGTCAACAATGAACGGAacagacttgtgtgtgtgtgtgtatgtaggtaCAAAATAACTTAACAGTGCATCTTTTCACTAAACTTGGTGAGAATGTTACCTGGGAGGGTATCTCCACATCGTTAGCTTTTGGAGCTAGGGTCAAAGATCAATGTCAACTAAAAAATGATCAGAAAAACCCTATTCTCTACAAATTGTGGCAAATAATTTGACTAGAGTAAGATTGATATAATGTGAAAAAGTCCAATGTTTTCATAAAGTTACGTTAAGTTTTTTTATATGCTCATTCTAATCACATTCACAAATACCCCACCAGAGAGGACGAGCGTATCGGCTGCGACAGTCTTTGAATATCTGTCGCCTGAATTTCTTTCTCCTGACAGTTGTTGTAAAGTCTCACATCTTCTCCCTCGGCATGCTGGGAAAAACTGAACAAACGCAACATGTGACTCGGAGGAATAAGACGCAGCTTtgatctgtgacacacacacacaaaaagtaaGCGGCAAAGCCACAAAGGGCGGCTGCTCATTAAGATtcactcctttgtttttttttcagaaataatCCGCCCTTGCCGCTGTGAGGGTTCTGAGAAACTCTGGATACTTTAGAGACGGCACTTGTTTACAATATCCAAAATATTCTGGATATGAACGCTGCCGTCTAACGCATTGTGGAGCCGTTCAGAGTCAGTCCAGTATGGATCGGGGGCGGAGCGGTGGTCCCACCGATACACATCCACAGCCAAtgatgagtcagtctcagctgtcaatcaggacgttTAGCCgcgtttttatagcatcaaatgaaTATAAACCAAATCTACCAGTACAACGAGCACTTGAAGAAACATTTGTGTAATgagaactaaaacaaaaaaaccaccatgtcccatctgctaacatggaggaggtgggatttatgacctttactgcagccctGCATTAAATCTCATGTTTTTCTGATTAAACTACagattcttcatttaaatatttgctCAGTTAACAGAGATTCTGTTTGGTTtcttgttaaaaaacaaatgttagcAGCCAACATCAGTAAATGTTGAGTCAAGGTCGTGTGGAAGATGAAGGGTTGATCTCATCTGTTGTTCACCTTGGACAAGCTGTTCATCACAATTCGTCTCCCTGagctttcattcattcaaatcaGTAAATACTGTGGGTAACGCAGGCGCAAAGTTTCTACCTATTAGATGGATTAGAAAATTCTGCTGCTTTGATTACCTCCacggagaagaggaagaggttgtgttttcatttctgtgtgtggATGCATCTACAGTCTTGTGTTATATAGAATTTAAAATATCAAAGGATCTATAGGaaccaaataaacaaatatgtcCAATAAGCGTATATAAAAGAAATTGTGTTGATCTCCAGTATTTCTAAAAAAACCCTGATACGTCAATCTTGGAAATTTGACTAAATTGATATTAGAGAGCCTTTTAGTTCATATTAATAGAAAGGGAAGTGCATTCATCTTTTCCTCAGATGAAATGAAGTAGAGggcaaacacaatgtaaacCACACCCACCTTTAATGATCCCCATCTGTAATAATCTCTAATTGTATGGAAGACAACTCAAAGTCCAGTTCTGACATGAAAACTTAAGTTCCAAACACACTTTACTGCTTCAATTCGAGGTCTCACGCTCCCCGAGGCTGCAGCCGCTCCACCTACACCACTCTACAGTTACACAATGTTTTATAAGGGCTCTCCAAACCAGACAAATAGTCTAATGTGGCGATACAAGGGAGAAAATCTTGCAAAATGAAACCGCAAACTAGAGACAAGAAAGCTGGAGAACATCTGAATCTTAAGGCTAGAAGAGAATGTGCATTTAGACTCAGATCAGCAGACAGTTAAAGTCCAGACCTTTTTTCATGATTTACCTAATGAAAACTTATACACACATGGTATTTTTCCTGCTTCAATTCAAGATCTCACTCTCCCTGATAAGGCTGTAGCCACTCCACCTACTAACatgttttgtaaatgaaaaTCTGAGGCTCTGTGGTCAATTCGCTGCAAATATGAGCCCAAAATAATGGAGGACATTTGGATCTTGAGGGTAGAAGAAGTAAACATGTGTATTATgtctcagatcagctgtttTCATAGTAAACCTCACTAGGGTTGGATATGAGAGAGCACCCTGCATGTAATGTTGGACACATGGAGCTCGATGCACCGACGAGCCTCTGGAGTGAGACCTCCACCTGTGGGCAGAGGGTCCTACCTGCAGACAGCTGCATCCAGCCGCAGATCTTGTACACTGTGCCGgtgctgcagaagaagaagagcaggaagcagctgatGCAGGTGAGCACCAGCACCATGGACATGCCGATGAAGAAGGAGGCGGCCTTGAAGGCGCCGGAGGGGATGGAGCTGAACTCGGTGAAGCTGCCCTTGCACGTCAGGTCTCGGGACAGCCCGTTTCCGATGCAGTAGTGGAACAGACCGAAGTAGCCCGCCTGCGGGGTGTCCACGCCGTCCCCGATCCAGTAGGGCTGGATGAAGCACACCACGTTAACGATGGCGAAGAGAATGGTGAAGATGGCCCACAGGACGCCGATGGCGCGGGAGTTGCGCACGTAGTTGGTCTGGTAGATCTTGGCAGCCTCGGACGCGGGGagcatggtggtggtggtgatggtgccGGGGGCCCCGGGGACCATCCTCCGGTCTGTGGGGGAGAAGAGGTGGCTCCGCTCGGATCACTTTGCGCGTCCTCACTCCGGCAGCATCTGCGGCATCTGATCCGAAGAACAGCCGCTGGATCCGGGGAGCACAACTTCTCCGGGTCGCTGGATTCTCCTCCCGACTGAGTCACAGTTGCAGCCGCAGCATCAGCGCTCCACGTCCATCACGTCCATCTCTTATTCTTCACTCTGCAAAAGAGGGAGCTCCTGGAGAGACGAGCTCCAGCTTCACCCATCCACAGAGGAGCGTGAATCACCCTGTCTGCCCGTGCTCATGCACAAACCAGATGCATGTACCTGGATGATGCAGAGCCAGatgctgttattattattattattattattattccgtCAGATCAGTGGGATCTCGCTGCAAAGGTTCATCTGAGCTCGAAGGCGACGGAGCAACAACCGCAGCTGAGCTCCTTCTGAATTGGATCTGGAGGAAAGCCTCATATATTCCAGAGCCAGCCCACAGCCCTTAATCCTGTGTGACGTGGTTTTACGGTAACCAGACAAAGCTTAAACACACATGGTGGAAACCAGTCTCTGGGTATTATGGTTCCTCTGGTAATTAAATTCCCTTTGCATATAAATATGCACTTTACAGTaaaattataatgataataatggtaATAACATACTTTGTTTTTACtaaattttatttaatattgttatCATAAGCAGTTTTAAATCCTTAGTTTAATacccattttgtttttttctattaaacATTATGTTATCTCATTGTGGAAAGACTTGTTTATCGCTGTTTCCTTATAGCCAGTCTTATTTTGTAGATTTCGGCTGATAAAGTATATTTTATAAAAGCTTTATTTACTTACatatagtataatatatattacatatgcCTCTTCTcgttttaaaaatatttaactcAAATCTTACAGTAAatacaatgatttttttttacctttaatgCACAACGTCCTATTATTTTGAAGGGTTTCGGCACAAGGGTTCCAAAACTACATTGCCCACAATGCAGCAGTgatctctgattggctgctaaGAGAACCGCGTCATGTGACGTAATCTGAAGGCGCGCGGGAAACTGACGTGTGTCTCCTCGCGCGTGTGTTTTGTTCGTAACTTTCAAAACTGTGGATTTCTCTAAGTTTAACGTTTATTTAACGTTTTATTTTGAGTCATGGAAGTTTTACTCAGCTCTCGGTTGGGTTCACGGTGAATAGTTCCCGACACTTTCCCCGGTTTGGGCCCTTTTTCCCCCGCAGTTCCCCGGACACAGCGCGTCCGACCTGCGGGGCAGTGACGAGCTACACgctggttgtgttgttgttgttgttgttgacggTGGAataagcaggagcaggaggatgtCAGCGCTGTCACAACACCCGGgacacgaggaggagaagctgcagagggtCCGGGAGCAGCTGCCTTGCAGAGAGAACCAGGCCGGGCTGCTGCTGTCCCTCCTCGGGCAGGTACATCCACACATGTCCGCTCAGTCACTGGGTCTCGATACATTCATGTCAGGCAGGAAACAGTCAATGGCAGCATTTACTAATATACTAGATACTTAATTGATATTTATATGTTATACAgacaatgtttgtgttgttttaaatgaacacaataggtgttaaagtgtaaaaaacatGACCAGGTATTATGACTGGAAGACCTAAGAAAATATAAGAGAcataaccaaacaaacacatttgtctCCTCCAGCCGCAGCAGTACAGTTACCCTTCCATCTTCATCTACGGTCATCGGGCTTCGGGGAAAAGTCACGTGATGCAAGTTCTGCTGAAGGAACTAGAGGTGAGAGTCAGATTCAGTGACTTCAGAGCGTCCACATGGTCAATGAGAGGACATGGTACctggtgtgtgaatgtgggagCTCCGTGAATACACATCATTTACCAGTCATGTCTTAAAATTCCTTGAAAATTctacttcttctctttctttgtgtgaatTAAACAGATTTCCAACTGATTGTCTCTATTCCCCCTCTTGTCCTGCAGCTGCCTCACGCCACCGTCAGCTGTGTGGAGTGCGTCTCCAACTCGCTGCTGTTCGAACAGGTGCTGCTGTCCCTCTTCGGCTGCGAGGCCGCCGCGATGCTCACCCGCAAACCCTCGCTGTCCGACTTTGTACGCATCTACAGGCACCAGTGCTCCCAGTCTCCTGCCACACAGACGCGATACATCGTGAGTGACGTGCACTGTGTTTAATTCATCattatttgcatttcaaagtGCATATAACACCCAGTGACATGTTCTATTTTCTTGAGTATAACCTTCACATGTATTTTTCAGGTGATGGAAAAAGCCGAGCTGCTGAGAGACGCCGACGCCAACCTCCTCCCCGCCCTCCTGCGTCTTCAGGAGCTGGTGAGAAAGAGCAGCGAGCTCTTTTGTCTTATCCATCAAGTCGGGCCACTTTATTGTTGTCGCACTGTGCGGATGATGAAGAGGTAGTGGAAGAGCTTATTTTGTGATGGATGACCTtgagctgagtgtgtgtgtgtgtctttgtttgtgtgtgcacctcTTTCATAAAGCTGTTAGATGGAAAGAAAGGAcggcagccaatcacaggtttttaattaaacacaatCACGAGTAACAAAAACTCAGGTGTGAAATCTGACTGTTCTCTGGTGGATTGCGGCCGTTAAGAGGATTCAgtcttgttttaaattaattcgCCTTAAGTGCCACCACTCAGGGTTGAGCAGCTGATCAAGGGTTTTTGTGTCTCTagtgtattttatatatttactttattattcTGGCCCTGACTAAAAGGTCAACAAGGAGACTTTTGTGGATATATTTTACTAAAGAGGCAGAAAGGAACTTTTGTCCATCACATCTTTTTATTCATCCCCTGTCATCATTAGCATTGCTCCTCTTTTCCAACCATGACGTTTCAGAACCTGTCCGTCTCTCTTAACTCTCTCAGAATCTGTCCTGCATGTGAGGGAAGTTCCACAACCGCCTTAGATTGAATTAATAACGTGGGAAACCCTTTAATTCTTCCAGTCGCGTGCACGGATCCCGTTGCTCTAATCAGAATGAAACCTATCCGATCTTAACTACGTGTATCCGTGTTTCAGGTTGAGGACAACGTCACCGTCATCCTGCTCAGTGAAATCTCCTGGGACAAGTTCAGACCCAACACGGGTTGTTTTGAGCCGCTTCTGCTCCATTTCCCCGACTACAGTAAAGGTATAAAGTCCTCACACGTACATCAGCCAGCGCCACGAGTAACTCTCACTGCGCTGCATGGTGATGATCCACACTTGGAAGATGCAGTGTGTGATGTGCGATCTGTACCTGTGAGTTTGTTCCAACACTTGAGGCAGCGGCTGTGAGTCGTGCATTAACGAAACACCACTGTATGAATTCACTAGCTTGATATGTGAGAATTTGTGTGTAGGGAGAATAACTTAAATCTCTCTTTTCACTTCTTCTAAATCtaatctcagtgtgtgtccctcaTTCGCAGGCGAGCTGCAGCAGATCTTATCACAGGACAGACATCCATCATATTCAGCCGAGTTCTACTCGTCCTACGTCAACATCCTGCTGGGAGTCTTTTTCTCGGTGTGTCGGGACCTCAGAGAGCTTCGCCATCtggtcagacacacacgcacacacacacacacacacacacacacatttggatGTCACCATGGATTTTTcactgttttgattttctttcagTCTTGCATCattgatttatcttttttctttcttttccaatAGGCTGCCCTCAACTTTTCAAAGTTCTGCGAGCCATTGGCAGAAGGGAAAGGTAATCCATAAAGAGGAGTTTCCCTTAGTCCGACAGCtgatcaatatttaaaaatgtcttattttaacttcctcttctttgtgGCTTGTAAAGAGGGATTATtctgttatgttgtttttaagaACCTCTCATGAACAGACACTAGCAACATAATCATTTAATAAATCACTTGACACTACTGtggatttttttaatacagttgcttaattttttgtttttagtgaaagagacggacacacacaagctgtggAGAAACATCGagcctcatttaaaaaaagccatgCAGACGGTGTATCTTCGAGAAGTGTCCAGGTATTTCCAATTGAACTCGTTTTTCTCATTTCACCGGCGACATGTGGTGATTGTTGCTCTGCTCATCATGTTGTGCACTCTCGGTTCAGTCTTCAGTGGGAGCAGATGCAGCAAATggaagagaaggaagctggagcaTTGAgaggtacagacacacacacacacacacacacaacacaacagcagattcaaaagactaagactaagactaaatcaaaaatagctgccaaaattaacactgtttaCTTGGTGTTCAAGGTTATTTCCTTCTTCCCTCAGGTTTATCTGCTCACACTCACGTCGAGCTGCCTTATTACTCAAAGTTCCTGCTGATCGCTGCCTACCTGGCGTCCTATAACCCTGCCCGAGCAGACAAGCGCTTCTTCCTCAAGGTGGgacacttttctcttttatatatatgacaggacgtcgggggggggggggggggggacatgaggGATGAAACGCGACAAAGGTCCTCAGTCAAGCTGATCCACAGCCTGTTTTACTGAAGTGATCTGCAGATGGCAGAAGTGTCTCTTGAAATTTGTTGATGCAGTGAACGGTTTTGAAGTAcgacatttgttttaatttattcaagAGGAGTGGAAATGTTACTGATTTTAGATTTCCTTCTTATTCTTCCCCACAGCACGCGGgcaaaatcaaaaaaacaaacttcctgaagaaaaatgaaaaggtgATCTACACACAATACCCTTGTTATTCTCTGTTCCTCTATCCTCACATGTAACTTATCTTAAAAATCCATATCTTCCAGACTAGTAACCATCTGCTTGGACCCAAGCCGTTCCCTCTGGACCGCCTGCTCGCCATCTTCTACAGCGTGGTGGACAGCAGAGTCGCCCCCACCGCCAGTATCTTCTCCCAGGTGAGAGTCTAATGTGCTGCTGGGAGCGATGTGCAATAATGTGCACACAACACTTGTGGAATGGTGGACCGCTGTTCTGACATAAACTGAAACTGAATTCTACCCTCAAGCTTCAAATCTCTCTCCACGATTGTGCCTCCTGCTGTGAGCTTTACGAAGCCTCATGTGGCTGCATCAGAATATTAAAACATCATTTACTTTCATGCTTTTCCTCCCATTTACCATGGAAAGTGAACATGAACTGTATGATCCGAGGGTTTCAAATGatcattttatacatttctaGGCACAAATGCTgtaatattttctgtttaatcgAGTCTAACGACCACAGCGTCCCACATGAGAGGTTTTCAACCCAAATGGTCATGAGTTCTGGGATCTGTAGCCAAACGCTGATCTATTTATGGCCCCAAGCATGAAATGGATTTAGAAAGTTGGGCTTGACCCATATGTGTGGCTGTCTGACGTCTGTTTTAATGCGTGAGACATATTTTggtttccctctctcccacgTTTAGATCTCCTCTCTGGTGACCTTACAGCTGCTGTCTCAGGTCAGTCACGACGACCAGCTCGACGCCCCCAAGTACAAATGTGCCGTTTCTTTGGACTTCATTCGCGCCATATCCAGGTGTGTGCTCCTCTTTGTTCATTCACATGATTTAAACGGGCTCAGGGAACTAACCTTTTACAGTGTTTTTCTCCACTGACAATATGCCCGTTGGGATTTATCTTCCAGGACAGTGAACTTTGAAATTGTCAAGTATCTGTATGACTTCCTGTGAGCCTGAGGGGAGCAGATGAGAGGCGACACACTGTGACAGTGAGATGAGACCGGGTTTCTCTACATGAGAACATGCTTAAGGACACACAGGACAATTCATCCAGTCATgttgctgccccctggtggttgatACACAAACTTTTTCCTGTAGAGTTTTTGTGCCTCACATgttaaatatttgcatttgtacaaaaaataaacattgtatTGTAAAGTTGACTTTATCTTGGTAAAGTTTTGTCAATAGAAAATTTATTTTTGctctttattcattattattcattacaGATCTAGATTTTTAACTTCACTTGAGATGGTAAAAATCCTTAAAGTTATCACAGCTCGTAAATGtttataaatattgataaatatTCTTGAGTTAACTTACTTAATACGGTGCGTCCCACTGATTTACACAAGTTCACAGCTTATGTTAAGTATTTGTCTTTATTGTACAAATAATCAGAATTTGAAAAAAGTCTGCAGTCGTTTAACAAAAGGCTTCAGTCGAGTAGAGCCAACAAACAGAAAGCTAATCTATAACTGAATCTGTGTTTATGCTGACCAGGAAGCAAATCATTCAGCCAGAGAAATGGACAAGACATAAAACCACAGGTCAGCAGTTTGCTTTTTGCAgcgtctattttttttttaaatataaggtacatttatttatttagagggACCCGGACCCAGAAAATACTGATAGAAGAATAGATTTGAAATCACAGCTGAGAGCATGTACTTGCTGCTGTCCTCTACTATCTCCCTCTCTTATCCCTGGTGGGTATCTGAGGGTAAGTGGGCCGTGTCAGAGGTCGACTCTGACGCCAGCGTGGCCTCGGGAGAACACGCCATCGTTACTCAAGGACAATGACTTGTCCGCAAAGGTTGACTGAGTCATCCAGATGCATTTAAAGTGCATGTGTATCTCTTTATTTTCTTGACATTAATGGAAATGTTAGTGTTACACCAGCATCATATTAAACTGGATTTAATCTTAATAGAAATCTCAGTCtgtaaatgatttttttaacaAGAGGCGCACTGAAGCTCTTGGGTCACATCCCAGTTGAGGTTGAGGTCGTCGGAGCGGGTGGATGCTACACGCTGTGCCGCCTGCTGTGGATCATGGCCACGATGTGAGTGAGGTCCAGActcttcatcatcacctccaTGAAGTCGTTGTCAGTGCGAGCGCCGGCCACAAACTCATCCAAGGAGAGTTCGCCTGCAGACAAACAGTAGATCCTcagatattaaaatgttttgcttcatataaaCACAATATACGTTATATCATATTTCCTGACTCAGAGTCAACACACTCACCGTCTCCGTTTATATCAATCCTGTCAAACACACTGTTGGTGAAATCCTCAGCGGATAGATCCTGATTTTCAATTCCATTGATGGCACGAATGGCCTGTGGGAAACAAccaaaaacagaataaaaccagTCCTGAAGACGCCCAAAGGAAACACAGAGTGAAAGATGCAGTTAACGTCTGCTCCACCTTTATGATGTTGAGGAGCTCGTGTCTGTCGATGCAGCCGTTTCCGTCCACATCATAAAGTTTGAAGTACCAGCGCAGCTTGTGCTCCATCTTTCCTCGCATCACCAGACTCAGAGCTGCCACGTACTCCAGGAAGTCTATGTAGCCGTCCTGCAGGAGCAAGGGGGGGGACGTGAGATGTGTGCTCTGCTTTTATCAAAAACACCAGTGATTAATGTGGGACCTTCCACTTATTTTGCAACAGGGAAACAATCAGATCCTCCTCATCTCAAAGGCCGAAGCTGTGGGAGTGAAATTAAGATGTCCCAGGGTGGAGGATTATCTCCGGGGACTCTGTGCCTGAACAATCTTAGCATCAAAACATTGTCTCACGGATAATCTCACTGTTTATATCATGCATGAGGATTATACCCTGGCCTTTTTAACTGagctaggggggggggggactaaatATAGATGTGCAGCTTCTCAGACGGACATCCTGTGATGACCCTGACATGTGCTCCCTCTTAATTCAACTGGGAGCCGAGGGGCAAAGTGGAACAGGGCCACACTGTCCCGGGAGGTCGCTGCCACACGTTGACCTTTCAAAGATGTCGAATGTGATAAATATCTTTGCCCCTCGGAATTTTAGAGACGTCATTTTTGACTGTGATTTGACCCTTTTCAGTCATTTCTGACATAATCCTTAGCTGCAGGTCGGATCGATTTGTTTGTGAGCAAAATTACATTATTTCCTCACAGAATGACATTTTCTCAACGTTTCAATCTGATTTATTCCAATTTACCTCTAAAAGTTTTCCCTCTGCACCCAAAGTGGAGAGCCCTCTTGAATTGAGCTCTTGTGTCTCACCTTGTTCATATCAAATGTGCGGAACATCTGCTCGATGTAGTCGTTGGCCTCCTGGTCCAACCCGCGCAGCCCGAAGAACTGCTTGAACTCGTGCAGGGTGAGCTGACCTGAGGGGCACTCGGTCATGAACTTCTTGTACCAGAGGTGCATCTCCACGGCCTGCAGGTCGTCCACGGTGCTTCCAGTGGTGTTACCCATCGCTCCGCGGGCAAAGTATCCGGcgtctcctgcagctgctgcacaaacccTGTCGGCCCGATTGGTCTACTGTGAAGCGAAGGGTGCTCCCTCTTCACAGTCACACAACAGTGGGACTCAGGGTGGCAGCGGGTGGGGGCCTTTTGTAGGTGGCTGTGTGTTGAGGTTGAGTCGGCGCACCCCCCTCTGTGTCCTCAGGTCTAATCGCCGGCTGTAATCCAGACGAACATGCAGATGATCGGCTTAATGGCCCCATTAAGAGGGCAGGTTGACTGGTGCACCTCTGGCTCCCCTGAGATGTGCTGACAGACACTCGGCAGCTTTCATCGCTCACGTGGAGACGCAGCCGTCCCTCTGATTCACTTTGCTCAGCAGCTGATTGGTGCAGCTTTAATGCTCTTAGtgaagacaaaagacaacaagGTGAGGGGCAGCTGCAacgtgcaacttcaccactagatgtcactaaattctacacactgaacctttaaagatgACATCCGGGGAAAGTTC contains these protein-coding regions:
- the lhfpl3 gene encoding LHFPL tetraspan subfamily member 3 protein isoform X1, which translates into the protein MVPGAPGTITTTTMLPASEAAKIYQTNYVRNSRAIGVLWAIFTILFAIVNVVCFIQPYWIGDGVDTPQAGYFGLFHYCIGNGLSRDLTCKGSFTEFSSIPSGAFKAASFFIGMSMVLVLTCISCFLLFFFCSTGTVYKICGWMQLSAGTSLILGCMIYPDGWDSDEVKRMCGEQTDKYTLGACSVRWAYILAIMGIMDALILSFLAFVLGNRQDSLMSEELLGEKSGNNAI
- the guca1aa gene encoding guanylyl cyclase-activating protein 1, which translates into the protein MGNTTGSTVDDLQAVEMHLWYKKFMTECPSGQLTLHEFKQFFGLRGLDQEANDYIEQMFRTFDMNKDGYIDFLEYVAALSLVMRGKMEHKLRWYFKLYDVDGNGCIDRHELLNIIKAIRAINGIENQDLSAEDFTNSVFDRIDINGDGELSLDEFVAGARTDNDFMEVMMKSLDLTHIVAMIHSRRHSV
- the lhfpl3 gene encoding LHFPL tetraspan subfamily member 3 protein isoform X2, translating into MVPGAPGTITTTTMLPASEAAKIYQTNYVRNSRAIGVLWAIFTILFAIVNVVCFIQPYWIGDGVDTPQAGYFGLFHYCIGNGLSRDLTCKGSFTEFSSIPSGAFKAASFFIGMSMVLVLTCISCFLLFFFCSTGTVYKICGWMQLSAGTSLILGCMIYPDGWDSDEVKRMCGEQTDKYTLGACSVRWAYILAIMGIMDALILSFLAFVLGNRQDSLMSEELLGESLTAET
- the orc5 gene encoding origin recognition complex subunit 5; the protein is MSALSQHPGHEEEKLQRVREQLPCRENQAGLLLSLLGQPQQYSYPSIFIYGHRASGKSHVMQVLLKELELPHATVSCVECVSNSLLFEQVLLSLFGCEAAAMLTRKPSLSDFVRIYRHQCSQSPATQTRYIVMEKAELLRDADANLLPALLRLQELVEDNVTVILLSEISWDKFRPNTGCFEPLLLHFPDYSKGELQQILSQDRHPSYSAEFYSSYVNILLGVFFSVCRDLRELRHLAALNFSKFCEPLAEGKVKETDTHKLWRNIEPHLKKAMQTVYLREVSSLQWEQMQQMEEKEAGALRGLSAHTHVELPYYSKFLLIAAYLASYNPARADKRFFLKHAGKIKKTNFLKKNEKTSNHLLGPKPFPLDRLLAIFYSVVDSRVAPTASIFSQISSLVTLQLLSQVSHDDQLDAPKYKCAVSLDFIRAISRTVNFEIVKYLYDFL